The Sinomicrobium kalidii region TTCTAATCAAATAAATCTATTTGTACAAGAAAACCAAGCAATACTGTTAAAAATACTAAAATAACCTGTCGCCGGAAATTCACCGAAGACCAACCTAAGCTGCAGGATCGTCAGCAACAGGGAAAAGGAGATAAAAAATTATATTGGAAAACAGAAGATAATGTATATAGTATATTAAAGGTAAATTCAAAAGCCTCTACTCTTAGATCAACCCCAGATAAATGGCATGCTTGGTAAGGCCGGCAAGGTTTTTGGCGCCTAACTTTAGCAACAGGTTTTTACGATAGGTTTCAACAGTATGCTTGCTGATGAACAATTTCTCGGCTATTTCGTTCGTGGTATATTCCCGGGCTATCAGTTCCAGCACCTGTAATTCCCGCTTGCTCAAGGGGCCCTCTTTTGCTTTTTGGGATGTAAACAAACTATCTTTATACGTTTGTGTGACAACATCCGAAAAGTAATTTTCACCGGACAAAACGGTTTTTACCGCTTTTATCAACTCGGTCTTTGATGCATTTTTCTGAACATACCCATCTACACCGTTCTGTTTTAATTGATGAAACATATTCGGGTTATTGTGCATACTTACCATAAGGGTGCTTACCTGCGGAAAATTCTTCTTTATATGACTGTTCAATTCAATACCGTCCATTTCGGGCATACTTATATCGGAAATGACCAGGTCGATATCATTGGTATGTTCCAGGTAGGTCATCACCGTTTTTGCCTTATCCGTTTTTAAGGCAACTTCCATAGCATCGATGTCTTCAAAAATGCTGACCAGCCCATCCATAAACATTTGATGGTCATCAACAATAATTATCTTATAGGTCATTTTGCTGTTTTTTTATTGGAATTGTAATGTTTACCAGCGTGCCCCTTCCTGCTTTTGAATCAATCGCTATGCTTCCGTTTAACGATTGTACCCGCTCCCGGATGTTTTGAAGCCCTACCCCTTTTTTATTTTCTTTTTTGACAAAGCCCTTTCCGTTATCTTCGAACAGTAGGTTAATCATATCCGCATGGGCATTTAACTGAATTTCAACAGCAGAGGCTGCTGCGTGTTTAATGGTGTTGTTTATCAGTTCTTGTATTATTTTATACATCGCGGCCTGTATATCATTCCCGGTTTGATTAACCCACGCTTCATTAAAGAAAGTAAAGTTGATCTCAACCGATGTGGAAGAAGCAATATCCTGAAGGTAATTCCTGATAAGACCGGTAAAAGCGTTCTCCTGAATTTTTTTTGACAATAAATCGTGTGAAATATGCCGCACCTGTTCATAGGTTTCGTCAAGGTGGTCAATAACGTCACTTAGTTTTGGCACTTCGCCAGAAAGATGATCCAACTGCAATTTTACGGCCGCCAGGCTTCCACCAACAGCGTCGTGCAATTCCTGTGCTATACGCTTTCTTTCCCGTTCCTGCCCTTCAATGGAGGCCCGGATGGTTTTTAATTGTTGTTCTTTTACAAGATTTGCCACTTGCTTTTGATTCAATTCTTTCTGTTTTGCGGCCAGTGCCTTTTGTGTTTTTAGTTTTTGATAGTAGACAAAAAGAAGCACGCCCAACGGCACACTAAAAATAACAAAGCCGATGAGATAGGCATTTTTTAAAAGCCGTGACTTGCTTGCTTCTGCCCTGGCTATTTCCCTGCCCTTTTTCAGTAATGCAATCTTGTTCTCATTTGCCGCGGTATTCTTCTGTAATTGAAGAATGGTATTTTGCTGTCTGGAAGCTTCCAGTTCTTTTTCGAGACTTAGGTTTTTCAAAGCTTCCTCCTGTTGAAAAATTTCCAGTTCGTTTTTCTTTTTCTGGAGGGTAAGCAATTCTATTTCCTGTTGTTTCTTTTTCGTTTCATAAGCTATTTTTAGTTCTTCGAATTGCTTGTTTTTTTCTGTATTAAAAATACTGTCTTTTAAAGTTGCTGCTTTTTTCAGGTAAACAATACTCTTTTCATAATTTCCGGTTTTTTCATAAACCAATGCGTAAGTGTTATACAGGTGCAGTAAATAGGTACGCGAAGGTTCTTTTTCCAAAAATTCTGCAGCCTGGTCTAAATAAGGTAACGCTTCAAAATATTGTCCTGTTTTGTCGTATGCAATGGCCAGCTGGAGCAAAGAGGAGGTTGTAACTAGTTGGCTCCCGATTTTTTCAGAAAGTGTTATCGTTTTTTCATAATAATCTATAGCTTGTTCATAGTTTTTGTTTTCAAAAGATACAGTGGCAAAACCGAGGTATATATAACATAATGCATTATTGTTATTGGCCTTTTCAGCAAATTTTTGTGCTTTAACGTAGTGTTGTTTTGCCTCATTCAATCGGCCGGTTTTTGTATAAATTTCGCCAAGGTTGATGTACTTCCCCAGTCTTAAGTGATCACTGAGGTGTTCATCTGTTGCTAAATGAAGGTATTTTTCGGCTTCTGCATATTCCTCTTTTTCCTCTAATAACACAGCTATCTGGTGCAGCACCATTGCCCTGCCGGGAGCGGTATATTTTTCAGAAAACGCTAATGCCTTCTGGTAATGCTCCATAGCCCGTAAAAGCTCTCCTTTGCTTTTGTAGGTGTCTCCCAAGACCCTGTAATTATTAGCGTGAAATTTAATTTTTTGTGTTTCATCACAGGTATTGATCAGGGGAATGTTCTCTTTTAATGTTGTTACAGCCTCAGAGAGATTACCCTGACTATTTAATGCTACACCTTTGGCAAATTTTATCTGAATAAGCAATTCCCTGGAAGGGTTTAATTGCATGGCAGAATCGAGGGCTTTTATACCTTTAGTATAGTTTTGCTGCCGGTCGATCAGGGTGACTCCTTTCTTAAACCAATCTACGGCATTTACAGGTTGCTGCGACAGACATAACTGTATGGACAGCAGTACAACAATAAACAAACAGGTATGGGAAGTCAGATACTTCAATGAGTGCAAAACTATTGTTTTTCCATATAAACCGAAAGTATAATATTCTGAATTAAAAACAACCAACTGTTGCCTGTTTATCTATACCATCGTGTTTTCATCCTTATTCGGCTTCCATTTCTTCAATGATCTTTAATATCTCCATATTGTCTGAATGACTGAGTTCTCCGTGAAATATTTTGTTTTTTTTGCCTTCGTTTGAAGTATATTGAAGTGTTTTTCTGTCTATTCGTTTCAACTGTGTATATGGGGTTTTATACCCCGGTTCCGGAACAATGCTAATGACGGAGTCTTTTTCCTTCCAGGTAATTTCAATCAATTTTGCAGTCGATTTATCGAGCAGGCTTCCTTTGCCGTTTTCACCTAAATGGAGGTTGACCTTTGTTAAGGGACCGACCATATAATTGTAGGTACTGTACGTAATCCGCTTTTCCGCTTCTTTTATCCGGGCTTTCAATCTGTTTTCATCGGCGATTTCTTCTTTATATGTTTCGTATTGTTCCGGGGTCATATTTTCATAAGTAATTTTCGGGGAGCTGCTATCTTCCCGGTACTCAGTTGTTTTTACCCGCATTTTTTCACCGGAAGTTTTTTCTGAAGTGTTCCGGCAGGAAATCAACGATAATACACAGAGTACAAAAGAGAGATAAAGTGTTTTCATCTGTCTGAAATTATTAGTTTGCTGAAAATGAAGAAAAAGGTTTATTCTTCTTTGTAAAAACTTTGAGATCCCAACCGGCCTCTTCTAAAGGTACCTAAATAAAAATTTCCTGTTTTTTTTAGTTTCTTTTCAAAAGTTTTGGTGGGGGTTACCGTTAATCCCAACTGAAGGTATTCCGTAAGGGTCATACTCCGTGGGAGTGTTCTGATCAGCCTGATGAAAACCTTGTTTTTAACATCGTCATAACCCAATATAGCATAACTATACGGAGAAAAGTGATGATAGTCCGATAGTTGATTGTTTAATACGGCTAAAGCATCAGCAAACGTTACACACTTTTTGAGTTGAAGCGTATCTACCTCCCCCGATGTTTTTAAATATGTATCGTTTTTAAGGGCTTTTAGAAGGGATTTTTCATCGGCTATATTTAAAATGCTGTAAGGCTTTCGGGTAACAACATTTACGGTTTCTATAAAGCTATTTTGATTAAAGTACCCGCCTTGCGGAAAAACCGCAGTATTTTTTTCGTATGACAGGACATTGCCCACTAATGATAACGGCGTATAAAAAATACTAAATTCACTTTCAGCATCTTCTTTTTCTAAAGCCGCCAATTCTTTATCTGCATTGTAAATTACAGCGTTTTGATACGTCGCCGTTTTATAAGTGACGGACAAGGAATCGGTTTTATATAAAATGGTGTCATTATCCGTTTGCCCCATCACTTTCGATAACATTGCAATAAAAAACAATAAAAATAATACGGTACGTACTGTTTTCATACTGTTGTGGTTTTGTCAAAAGTATGGTGTTGTGCCAAGTATACTATCCCTATTTTCAGGGTTTTTTGTTGCTATTTTGCTCTGCTATAACTTTTCGGGCTCGTTCTATTACCTGTTTATAATCAATATGTGCATTTTTATCTTCACTTAAAACCCGTTTTCCCGCCTGTTTTATGGTGCATTTATTGTTTTCCCAATCGAAAACATACCGTTCTGCCTTGTAAACCTCGGTTAGTTTTTGATCGTTTAATCCGTTATGGGTTTGTTCAAAGTGCTCTTCGGTTTCTATGATTTTGACAGGGATACCATTTTTTAAATAAACCGTTGTTCGTATCCGGCCATAAGAAAGCCCGATTTCCTCTGCTATTTTGTGAATTTGTTTTTTTTGGTGCCAAATTTTTAAAATCCTACCGCCGTCTGTGGCGATTTCTGTTCGTTTAGCCGGGTCAAATTCAGTTAGTTCTAAGGTGGTATTAGCTTCGATTGTGCTTATTTCGGTATCAATCTGAATTAATTGACGGTCTTGCCCAAAGGAAACATAGCTTATTAAGGTCAACAAAATCAGAATAATTCGTCCCATTGATTGCTTTTTATGAAGTTAGTGTTCAGAACCTTTTTCTTGTACCGCGGCTTTCATTGTTAAAAAAACAAATTTTCTCTTTTTACGATTGTATTTATAAAGATTCACCCCTTTTATTTTGCTATTGCGGTGTACGGGCGTTGTCAGGAGGCCATTTTTTTCATCATATACAATTTTAAAAAAGGGTTTTGTATCGGCTTTTGCCCCATAATGGTTAAAATGGACGGTAATAGCACTTTTGAACAGCATATCGGGATTGGAATTGAGTTTATTAGATGCCATATTTACCACAAAAGCCCGCGTATCTACAGGAGAGGTCCAAAGATCAAAATTAGTTACCGTAAACAAATAGTCATCTGTACTTAAATGGTAAATGTCATCTATCAACACTCGTGCTACACCGTTTAACTTCAATGGTGATAAATAAGTTGAAAACCGATACAACTCTTCACGGTTATCGCTATATTGAACAAGTCTTAATCCAGGTAAATTAAAGGGTGAGATTTTAATAATCCTGACTTTTTTGTCTTTCGAAAAAAACATTTTAATTTTTGGCACTTGAAGATCGTAATTTCCCTGTATAGCGATCCTAT contains the following coding sequences:
- a CDS encoding response regulator; translated protein: MTYKIIIVDDHQMFMDGLVSIFEDIDAMEVALKTDKAKTVMTYLEHTNDIDLVISDISMPEMDGIELNSHIKKNFPQVSTLMVSMHNNPNMFHQLKQNGVDGYVQKNASKTELIKAVKTVLSGENYFSDVVTQTYKDSLFTSQKAKEGPLSKRELQVLELIAREYTTNEIAEKLFISKHTVETYRKNLLLKLGAKNLAGLTKHAIYLGLI
- a CDS encoding tetratricopeptide repeat-containing sensor histidine kinase; translated protein: MHSLKYLTSHTCLFIVVLLSIQLCLSQQPVNAVDWFKKGVTLIDRQQNYTKGIKALDSAMQLNPSRELLIQIKFAKGVALNSQGNLSEAVTTLKENIPLINTCDETQKIKFHANNYRVLGDTYKSKGELLRAMEHYQKALAFSEKYTAPGRAMVLHQIAVLLEEKEEYAEAEKYLHLATDEHLSDHLRLGKYINLGEIYTKTGRLNEAKQHYVKAQKFAEKANNNNALCYIYLGFATVSFENKNYEQAIDYYEKTITLSEKIGSQLVTTSSLLQLAIAYDKTGQYFEALPYLDQAAEFLEKEPSRTYLLHLYNTYALVYEKTGNYEKSIVYLKKAATLKDSIFNTEKNKQFEELKIAYETKKKQQEIELLTLQKKKNELEIFQQEEALKNLSLEKELEASRQQNTILQLQKNTAANENKIALLKKGREIARAEASKSRLLKNAYLIGFVIFSVPLGVLLFVYYQKLKTQKALAAKQKELNQKQVANLVKEQQLKTIRASIEGQERERKRIAQELHDAVGGSLAAVKLQLDHLSGEVPKLSDVIDHLDETYEQVRHISHDLLSKKIQENAFTGLIRNYLQDIASSTSVEINFTFFNEAWVNQTGNDIQAAMYKIIQELINNTIKHAAASAVEIQLNAHADMINLLFEDNGKGFVKKENKKGVGLQNIRERVQSLNGSIAIDSKAGRGTLVNITIPIKKQQNDL